The segment AGATTTATTGATTTGCCAACAGGTGAATTGTTACCAAGAATCTGTTAAGTACAACTCGTTGTACTCTTTAGGGTTTGCTTCTTTAAAAGGAATTTATTTCCTTTGTTAAAAGAAGTTAAAAAATATATAGGTCCCTTTTTAAATGGGACATTTAAAAAGGATTAAAAATTGCATGAATATTCAATTGTTCAATCACTCTTAGAAAGTTGTGAAGAACACGCAAAAGCTAATAATGCCACAAAAGTTACTAAAGTAATAGTAAAAATAGGTATTCTAAGTGGAGTTGAACCTGATTTACTCCAAACTGCATTTGATACATTTAAAGAAAAAACAATATGTGATGAATGTGAGTTTATTATAAATAAACAAAAAATAGTCATAGAATGTCAAGACTGTAAAGAAGAATCAATTTTGAAAAAAAATGAATTTACTTGTCCCAAATGTGATTCTTCGAATATACGAATATTAGATGGAGAAGATATGTATTTAATGTCATTAGAAATGAATTAACTTAAAACTAAAAATTAAATTTCAGTAATAGATAAAAATTAAAAATTAAAATAATAATATACTGATATTAACCTTAGGCTAAGGCATATTAATGAAAAAGACAACATTAAAAGAGATAATTTATAAAAATTATCTTAAAACAACTTTATCCTCTATCTTTTTTATTGAGTTAGTTTTGTTAATTTTATATTTTTATGCTAATAATAATATTTTAGAAAAAAGTAAAAACTTAGTTTTAAAAGATCTCAAAGAGAGTGTTAATGAAAGAATTATTTTTATTAAAAAGGATATTAATACTTCTTTTAAAAATATAGAAACCAATCTAAAATATTTGCAAAATGAACAACAAAACTTTTTTGAAGAAATTAATAATATAAAAAATGATAATAATGTTGAATTTAAACATACTATAAATGGCGCTTACTATAAAAGTATTGATAATGGAGGCTCTTCCGTTTGGGTTAAAAAAATAGCAAATCTTACAGATACTCTAAAAGCCGAACTAAATAAAACTGAATTATTAGATAATAATTTAAAAACAAGTGTTGTAAATAATGAACTAGTAGTAGCTGCATATTATAATTCAAGATATAATTATTCAAGATATTACCCTTTTATAAAAGATGTATATAATGTTATTTCAGATGATACAAAAGTAGAAGAGTACACTTTTTATTATAATGCAGATTTAAAACATAATCCCCAAAAAAAAGTTGTTTGGACAGATGTATATTTAGACCCGGCAGGATTAGGTTGGATGATAAGTGCACTTATTCCTATTTATAAAGATAATATATTAGAAGGAGTAACTGGAATTGATGTAACTATTAATAAAATTATTGAGAATTTTCTTAATTTTAAAATTCCTTATAATGGTTCAACTTTTTTGATTGACAAAGATTTAAATATTATTGCAATGGATAAAATAATAAAAAATGAGTTTAAGATTAAAAATTTTAATGAATATAAATACTCAAAAAATGAAAAAATATCACATACAGTTTTTAGAAAAGAAAAAGAATTATTATTATTTAAAAATAAAGAACTATGTAATATATTAGAAGATATTGTTTCAAATAAAAATTATAAGAATGAATTTAAAAAAGCTGATGATAAATATTATATTTTTTCAAATAAACTTGATAAATTACCTTGGTATACAATCACATTAGTTAAAGAATCCAATGTGTTAAAAGGTGTAGAAAATTTAAAAGAAGAATATATTCATTTAGGTATTATAATTATTGCATTTATTGTAGTATTTTATTTTTTGTTTTTTATTTATTTATATAAAAAAGCAAATGATTTTGTTTTATTAATAAATACTCCAATATTAAAAATAATTAATATGACAAAAATTCTTGGAAGTAAAAAAAATGAAATATCTTTAGAAAATTGTGGAATTATTGAAATTGATAAATTGAATGAAAATTTCAATAATCTTGCAAAAGAGTTAGATATACGAACTAAAGAGTTAATAAATGCAGAAACTAGTCGTGCTTTTCATGAAAAGTTATCAAATACAGATGCTTTGACAAAAGTTTATAATAGAAGATTTTTAGAAGATTTTTCTAAAAAATATTTTGAAATGATTAAAAGAGAAAAAAATACTTTATCTATATTAATAATTGATATTGATGATTTTAAAAGTATAAATGATAATTATGGACATGAAGCAGGTGATGAAGTATTATTAGGCTTAGTAGAAATTTTACAAAATAAAATTAGAGAAAACGATTTTATCGTAAGACTTGGTGGTGATGAGTTTTTAGTGCTTTTACCAAATTCTGATATTCAAGGAGCAAAAATAGTAGCAGAAAAATTAATTAAATCTATATGTGAATCTAAAAATGAGTATAAACGATTTACAGTAAGTATTGGTAGTTCTGAATATAATTTTGAAGATAAAGATATTAATTGTCTAATACGAAGAGCTGATGAAGAATTATACAAAGCAAAAAAATCTGGTAAAAATCAATTATCTTAGATTTTCAATTATGTATATTTATATATTTAAACTATAATATAGTATAGTAATCAATTAAAAAATGGGAGAGTAATATGAATATATCGAAAAAAATTTTAGGTCTTAGTGTTGCTACACTTTTATCTTGTAGTTCACTTTTAAGTGCTAAAGAGATTAAAATTGGAGCGGTTATGCCTATGTCTGGACCTCTTGCAGCTTATGGGCAAGTTACAGATCTTGGCGTTAAATTAGCACATAAACTACAACCAAAATTAAAAAATGGTGATACTATAAAAATAGTATTATTAGATAATAAAGGTGATAAAGTTGAAACAGCAAATGCTACAACTAGATTAATTTCATCTGATAAAGTTGTTGCTATTTTAGGAGCTTTAACCTCTACTAACACTGCACAAACAATTGCTATTGCTGATAAGAAAAAAGTACCAGTTATTGCAGCAGTTGCAACAAATGATAAATTAACTGCAAAAAGAGAATTTGCAAATAGAGTTTGTTTTACTGACTCTTTTCAAGGTGAAGTTGTTGCAAACTATGCAATATCACAAGGATATAAAACTGCTGTTGTAGTTGTGGACCAAGCACAAGTTTATTCTTTAGGTCTTTCTAAAGCTTTCCAAAATGCATTTAAAGCAAAAGGTGGAAAAATTGTTAAAAAAATCAAAATCACTTCGGGTGACAAAGATTTTAAAGCTGTAGTTTCACAAATCAAACAAATAAACCCAGACTTTATGTTTTTACCTTTATATCATCCAGAAGCTTCTATGATTGCTAGACAATCTAAACAATTAGGATTAGATAAACCAATGTTTAGTGGAGATGGTGTTGCAAATCAAACATTTATTGATTTAGGTGGAGATTCTATTGAAGGGTATATGTTTACAGACTTTTTTGATTATGCAAATCCTCCATCAAAAACTTCAGCTGATTTTGTAGCTTTTCATACAAAAGAGACTGGTGATAAAGAAATGAACTCTTTTTCTGCTTTAGGTGCAGATACATACAATATTTTAATTGATGCAATGAATAGATGTGAAGACCCTACAGATTCTATTTGTATTAATAATGAAATTAAAAAAACAACTGATTTTGATGGTGTATCTGGAAAAATTACAATTGATAAAGATGGTAATGCAACTAGATCTGCTGTTATTAAAGAGATTAAAAATGGAAAAGCTGTATTTAAAGCAACTGTAAATCCATAATTAAAATAAAAAGAAAATTAAAAAAGTTTAGTCATAAGGCTAAACTTTTTTTGTAATAGTAAAATTAATTGGTGTTATTTTTATTATTGCAAAAAAAGTATTAATATGAATTGGGAGATTTAATGGATATATTAACGTTTATGCAGCAGATGGTAAACGGTTTTAGTTTGGGTAGTATGTATGCCCTTATTGCGATTGGTTATACGATGGTTTATGGTGTGTTAAGATTGATAAATTTTGCACATGGTGATATTATGATGGTTGGAGCTTTTTTAGCTTATACTTTTATGGCAGTATTTGATTTACCTTTTCCTCTTACAGTACTTTTGGCAGTTACTTTATCTGCTGTACTTGGAATGCTAATGGACAAAATTGCATATAAGCCATTAAGAGAAGCTCCAAAAATATCTTTACTTATTACTGCTATTGGAATATCTTTCTTTTTAGAAAATGCCTTTACTGTATTTGTAGGTGGAGTTCCTCGAGCTTTTCCTGTTCCTTCTTATATGGAACAAATATTTACAGTAGCTAATGTTACTTTTTCAGTTTCATCTATTACTGTTCCCCTTGTAACTTTGGTATTGCTTTTAGGGATTTTGTATGTTTTATATAGAACAAAATATGGTATGGCAATTAGAGCTTTATCTTTTGATATAAAAACAGTCAATTTAATGGGTATTGATGCAAATATGATTATATCTTTGGTATTTGCATTAGGTTCTGCTTTGGCTGCTGTTGGTGGAATATTTTGGGCTATAAATTATCCTTCTGTTGAACCTATGATGGGGGTATTGGTTGGATTAAAAGCTTTTGCTGCTGCAGTTGTAGGAGGAATTGGCTCTGTTACGGGTGCTGTTTTAGGTGGATTTATTATTGGATTTACAGAAGTTGTAGTAATCGCATTTTTTCCTGAAATGGGTGGATATAAAGATGCTTTTGCTTTTGTATTCTTGATATTAGTATTATTATTTAAACCTACTGGTATTATGGGTGAAGATTTGGAAAAGAGTAGGTTTTAATATGATAAACAATTCAATTTTTACAAAACAAAGAATTATTAACCTAGGTATAATTATTACTGCTATTTGGTTTACTTGGTTTGCTCAACAGGTATTTGATGAATATACAGTAAGAATTATAAATAATGTTGCTATTTTTATTATTCTTGCAGTTTCTTATAATTTAATAAATGGTGTTACTGGACAATTTTCATTAGAACCAAATGGTTTTGTTGCAATTGGTGCTTATGTTACAGCAATATTATTAGTTGATAGTGAGGGTATGTTATATCAATATGATATTTCTGATCCATACCCATGGGTTCTAGCATTGCAAACTAATTTTCTTTGGGCTTTGATTTTATCAGGTATTATTTCAGCACTTTTAGCGTTATCTTTATCTTTTCCTGTATTTAGAGTAAGAGGTGATTATCTTGCAATTGTTACTCTTGGATTTGGTTTTATTATTAGAATTTTGGCTATTAATTCACCAGAAATTACAAATGGTTCTTTAGGAATAAATGATATTCCTCAATTCTCAAATTTGTATTGGACAGGTGGAATCGCTATTTTTGCAGTTTTAGCTATTTTGAATATAATTTATTCAAAATATGGTCGAGCTATGAAAGCAGTTCGAGATGATGAAGATGCAGCAAGTGCTATGGGTATTAATACTTTTAAAATAAAAACATTGGCTTTTACTACATCAGCATTTTTTGAAGGTGTTGGTGGTGGACTATTAGCTGCACTATTAACATCAATCAGTCCAGATTTATTTACTTTCTTCTTTACTTTCCAATTATTAATTATCATCGTAATAGGTGGACTTGGAAGTACTACAGGAGCAATAATTGGTACGGTTATGGTTATGGCTGGATTAGAATGGATGAGATTCTTAGATGAACCAATTAATTTTATGGGAATACATACAGATGGATTACCAGGGATGAGAATGGTTGTATTTGCCTTGATTTTAATTGTTGTAATGCTTTTTGCAAGAGAAGGTTTAATGGGGAAAAAAGAGTTAAAAGATTTATTTAAAAAGAAAAAGGCAAACAAATGATTTTAGAAGTTTGCAATGTAACTAAAAACTTTGGTGGAGTAACTGCTATAAAAGATACTTCATTTCAAGTAAAAGCAAAAGAAATATATGGACTTATAGGTCCAAATGGTGCTGGTAAAACTACTATGTTTAATATTATTACTGGAAACTATGAACCAACACATGGAGATATAAAGTTTCATGGTCAAAAAATAAATGGAATAAAACCTTATAAAATAGTTCATAGAGGAATAGCAAGAACTTTTCAAAATATTAGACTTTTTACTTCAATGACAGTTTTAGATAATGTACTTATTGGATTTGATTATCAAGCTTCATATTCATATTTAGAAACAATTTTTAGATTGCCAAGATTTTTTAAAGAAGAAAAAAGAGTAAAACAAAGAGCTTTGGAAATTATGGAAGTGTTAGGAATCGCTGATTATGCAGATGAATTGGCAACATCACTTTCATATGGAAGTCAACGAAAAGTTGAGATTGCAAGAGCATTAGCAGCAAACCCTCAACTGCTTTTATTAGATGAACCAGCAGCAGGAATGAACCCACAAGAAACACATGAATTAGCAAAACTATTTTTTAAAATAAGAGATCAATTTGATATAACTATTTTATTAATAGAACATGATATGAAATTTGTAAATCATTTATGTGATAGGGTTATGGTATTAGATTATGGAAAAACTATATTTGAAGGTAAAATAGAAGATGCCATCAAAGACGAAGAAGTAATTAAGGCTTATTTAGGAGATTTCAAACATGCTTAAAGTGAAAAATTTAGAAGTCTTTTATGGTCTTATAAAAGGTGTAAAAGGAATTGATTTTGAAGTTCAAGAGGGGAAAATCGTCTCTTTAATTGGCTCAAATGGAGCAGGTAAAACTTCAACATTACAATCAATTGTAAATGATGTTAAAAAAACTGGAAGTATTTTTTTTAATGATTTAGACATTTCAAAACTTCCAACACATAAAATAATCCAAAAGGGTATTTCTTTAGTTCCAGAAGGGCGAAGGGTATTTCAAAATCTCACTATTGAAGAAAATATGAGAATGGGATCTTTTAATCAAAGTGAAGCTTTTTATGAAGAGCATCAAGAAAAAATGTTCAAGTTATTTCCAAGGTTAATTGACAAGAAGGGACAATTAGGCGGTACTATGAGTGGTGGAGAGCAACAAATGTTAGCAATCGCTAGAGCATTGATGAGCTCTCCAAAACTTCTTATGTTGGATGAACCATCACTAGGTCTTGCTCCAAAGATTATTGGAGAACTTTTTGAGACGATTATTAAATTAAAAGAAGATGGAATTACAATATTATTAATAGAACAAAATG is part of the Arcobacter sp. F2176 genome and harbors:
- a CDS encoding branched-chain amino acid ABC transporter permease encodes the protein MDILTFMQQMVNGFSLGSMYALIAIGYTMVYGVLRLINFAHGDIMMVGAFLAYTFMAVFDLPFPLTVLLAVTLSAVLGMLMDKIAYKPLREAPKISLLITAIGISFFLENAFTVFVGGVPRAFPVPSYMEQIFTVANVTFSVSSITVPLVTLVLLLGILYVLYRTKYGMAIRALSFDIKTVNLMGIDANMIISLVFALGSALAAVGGIFWAINYPSVEPMMGVLVGLKAFAAAVVGGIGSVTGAVLGGFIIGFTEVVVIAFFPEMGGYKDAFAFVFLILVLLFKPTGIMGEDLEKSRF
- the hypA gene encoding hydrogenase/urease nickel incorporation protein HypA, with the translated sequence MHEYSIVQSLLESCEEHAKANNATKVTKVIVKIGILSGVEPDLLQTAFDTFKEKTICDECEFIINKQKIVIECQDCKEESILKKNEFTCPKCDSSNIRILDGEDMYLMSLEMN
- a CDS encoding ABC transporter ATP-binding protein; amino-acid sequence: MILEVCNVTKNFGGVTAIKDTSFQVKAKEIYGLIGPNGAGKTTMFNIITGNYEPTHGDIKFHGQKINGIKPYKIVHRGIARTFQNIRLFTSMTVLDNVLIGFDYQASYSYLETIFRLPRFFKEEKRVKQRALEIMEVLGIADYADELATSLSYGSQRKVEIARALAANPQLLLLDEPAAGMNPQETHELAKLFFKIRDQFDITILLIEHDMKFVNHLCDRVMVLDYGKTIFEGKIEDAIKDEEVIKAYLGDFKHA
- a CDS encoding ABC transporter ATP-binding protein produces the protein MLKVKNLEVFYGLIKGVKGIDFEVQEGKIVSLIGSNGAGKTSTLQSIVNDVKKTGSIFFNDLDISKLPTHKIIQKGISLVPEGRRVFQNLTIEENMRMGSFNQSEAFYEEHQEKMFKLFPRLIDKKGQLGGTMSGGEQQMLAIARALMSSPKLLMLDEPSLGLAPKIIGELFETIIKLKEDGITILLIEQNAYAALEISDYSYVLENGQVALEGIGNELLKSNDIKAKYLGA
- a CDS encoding ABC transporter substrate-binding protein translates to MSKKILGLSVATLLSCSSLLSAKEIKIGAVMPMSGPLAAYGQVTDLGVKLAHKLQPKLKNGDTIKIVLLDNKGDKVETANATTRLISSDKVVAILGALTSTNTAQTIAIADKKKVPVIAAVATNDKLTAKREFANRVCFTDSFQGEVVANYAISQGYKTAVVVVDQAQVYSLGLSKAFQNAFKAKGGKIVKKIKITSGDKDFKAVVSQIKQINPDFMFLPLYHPEASMIARQSKQLGLDKPMFSGDGVANQTFIDLGGDSIEGYMFTDFFDYANPPSKTSADFVAFHTKETGDKEMNSFSALGADTYNILIDAMNRCEDPTDSICINNEIKKTTDFDGVSGKITIDKDGNATRSAVIKEIKNGKAVFKATVNP
- a CDS encoding diguanylate cyclase, translated to MKKTTLKEIIYKNYLKTTLSSIFFIELVLLILYFYANNNILEKSKNLVLKDLKESVNERIIFIKKDINTSFKNIETNLKYLQNEQQNFFEEINNIKNDNNVEFKHTINGAYYKSIDNGGSSVWVKKIANLTDTLKAELNKTELLDNNLKTSVVNNELVVAAYYNSRYNYSRYYPFIKDVYNVISDDTKVEEYTFYYNADLKHNPQKKVVWTDVYLDPAGLGWMISALIPIYKDNILEGVTGIDVTINKIIENFLNFKIPYNGSTFLIDKDLNIIAMDKIIKNEFKIKNFNEYKYSKNEKISHTVFRKEKELLLFKNKELCNILEDIVSNKNYKNEFKKADDKYYIFSNKLDKLPWYTITLVKESNVLKGVENLKEEYIHLGIIIIAFIVVFYFLFFIYLYKKANDFVLLINTPILKIINMTKILGSKKNEISLENCGIIEIDKLNENFNNLAKELDIRTKELINAETSRAFHEKLSNTDALTKVYNRRFLEDFSKKYFEMIKREKNTLSILIIDIDDFKSINDNYGHEAGDEVLLGLVEILQNKIRENDFIVRLGGDEFLVLLPNSDIQGAKIVAEKLIKSICESKNEYKRFTVSIGSSEYNFEDKDINCLIRRADEELYKAKKSGKNQLS
- a CDS encoding branched-chain amino acid ABC transporter permease, yielding MINNSIFTKQRIINLGIIITAIWFTWFAQQVFDEYTVRIINNVAIFIILAVSYNLINGVTGQFSLEPNGFVAIGAYVTAILLVDSEGMLYQYDISDPYPWVLALQTNFLWALILSGIISALLALSLSFPVFRVRGDYLAIVTLGFGFIIRILAINSPEITNGSLGINDIPQFSNLYWTGGIAIFAVLAILNIIYSKYGRAMKAVRDDEDAASAMGINTFKIKTLAFTTSAFFEGVGGGLLAALLTSISPDLFTFFFTFQLLIIIVIGGLGSTTGAIIGTVMVMAGLEWMRFLDEPINFMGIHTDGLPGMRMVVFALILIVVMLFAREGLMGKKELKDLFKKKKANK